In Acinetobacter piscicola, a single window of DNA contains:
- a CDS encoding monovalent cation/H+ antiporter subunit F, with protein sequence MIILPYALGICLLALAISMLFCLYRLIIGPSIVDRLLALDTLFLNATCLVVLLGIYWASTNLFEGALLVAMLGFVSTAALARYFTTGHVID encoded by the coding sequence ATGATCATTTTGCCTTATGCTTTAGGAATTTGCTTATTGGCATTGGCTATCTCAATGCTATTTTGCCTCTATCGTTTAATCATCGGACCTTCGATCGTTGACCGTTTATTGGCGCTTGATACCTTATTTTTAAATGCCACTTGTCTGGTGGTCTTGCTTGGCATCTATTGGGCAAGCACCAATTTATTTGAAGGGGCATTATTGGTTGCAATGCTTGGTTTTGTTTCAACTGCAGCATTAGCACGTTACTTCACCACTGGTCATGTGATCGATTAG
- a CDS encoding monovalent cation/H+ antiporter subunit D — translation MMNFLDFWLSHTPIFSILIPAFTGFILILLGNPGSGSLANDWRQPWRRSISLISAVLGFVTALYYLYQANTGQIFVYQLSEWSAPFGIVLVLDRLSALMLVLTYALATPLLWFASKEWDERGRYFHAMSHLLLMGVCGAFLTGDLFNLFVFFEILLMASYVLLLHGQGKARFQLGIHYVTINLLASALFLIGLGMIYGSVGTLNMTDVARIIPTLENDQHTLAIAGGLLLFVVFGIKAAMLPVGFWLPKTYAVAATPVAALFTIMTKVGIYSILRVNGTVFQDTWGQQIFSNYLLIIGLVTSLYGAIAAIGTERLRRFVGFMILSSVGTILVAIALLNEQAWSAGLYYMVHSTIIAASFYLLCGWITSQRGIFKDHLKVAPKMKQEKAVSISFFIIALMMAGLPPFSGFLGKVLILQATAGSAYQLWIIIIVLLVSLLSIIAFTRAGFILFWRATKPEDNPKEEAFAAYQQLPEKSPARNDKTIYILLFGLIMYVVCAQPLVHYLELTSKQLKDTQLYQKMILKTDADHNVISVQPFDPNYLPETKYGGESPDANAHLIPYIVSPKTMQGEHISEFKQRQIQQQGHELTPIDDNKLKPMEEQ, via the coding sequence ATAATGAATTTTCTTGATTTTTGGCTGTCTCACACGCCTATTTTCAGTATTTTAATTCCTGCCTTTACAGGTTTTATTCTCATTTTACTGGGTAATCCAGGTTCAGGTTCATTAGCAAATGACTGGCGTCAACCGTGGCGACGGAGTATTAGTTTAATTTCTGCTGTTCTCGGTTTTGTTACAGCACTTTACTATCTCTACCAAGCCAATACTGGGCAGATTTTTGTGTATCAGCTCAGTGAATGGTCAGCACCTTTCGGCATTGTACTGGTTTTAGATCGCTTATCTGCACTGATGTTAGTACTCACCTATGCACTTGCTACACCACTGCTTTGGTTTGCCAGTAAAGAATGGGATGAACGTGGACGTTATTTCCATGCCATGTCACATCTGCTTCTTATGGGGGTATGTGGAGCGTTCTTAACAGGCGATTTATTTAACTTATTCGTCTTTTTTGAAATTTTATTAATGGCATCTTATGTCTTGTTGTTGCATGGACAAGGCAAAGCACGCTTCCAACTTGGTATTCATTACGTCACGATTAATCTTTTAGCTTCAGCTCTGTTCCTTATTGGCTTGGGCATGATCTACGGTAGTGTCGGCACTCTAAATATGACTGATGTGGCACGTATTATTCCAACCTTAGAAAATGATCAGCATACGCTCGCTATTGCAGGTGGATTACTGCTATTTGTGGTCTTTGGTATCAAAGCAGCAATGTTACCTGTAGGTTTTTGGCTACCGAAAACCTATGCCGTTGCTGCAACCCCTGTCGCAGCACTGTTTACCATCATGACCAAAGTCGGAATTTATTCGATTTTAAGGGTCAATGGTACTGTTTTTCAGGATACATGGGGACAGCAAATTTTCAGCAACTATTTGTTGATTATCGGTTTAGTCACCTCTTTATATGGTGCAATCGCGGCGATTGGTACTGAACGTTTAAGACGTTTTGTTGGCTTTATGATTTTGTCTTCAGTCGGGACTATTTTGGTTGCGATTGCATTGTTAAATGAACAGGCATGGTCAGCAGGTTTGTATTACATGGTGCACAGTACCATTATTGCGGCATCGTTCTATTTACTCTGTGGTTGGATCACGTCACAACGTGGCATATTCAAAGACCACCTCAAAGTTGCACCTAAAATGAAGCAAGAAAAAGCCGTTTCAATCAGCTTTTTTATCATTGCTTTAATGATGGCAGGTTTACCACCATTTAGTGGTTTTTTAGGTAAGGTTTTGATTTTGCAAGCGACTGCTGGCTCAGCATATCAATTATGGATCATTATTATTGTTTTATTGGTCAGTTTACTCAGTATCATCGCATTTACCCGTGCTGGCTTTATACTGTTTTGGCGTGCAACAAAACCTGAAGATAATCCTAAAGAAGAAGCCTTTGCTGCTTATCAGCAATTACCTGAAAAATCACCTGCACGAAATGATAAAACCATTTACATTTTATTATTTGGTTTGATCATGTATGTGGTCTGTGCTCAACCGCTTGTACATTATTTAGAATTAACATCGAAACAGTTAAAAGATACCCAACTGTATCAAAAAATGATTTTAAAAACAGATGCTGACCATAATGTCATTAGTGTACAACCGTTTGATCCAAACTACTTACCAGAAACGAAATATGGGGGTGAAAGCCCTGATGCCAATGCTCATCTGATTCCTTATATTGTTTCGCCAAAAACCATGCAAGGCGAGCATATTTCTGAGTTTAAGCAACGCCAAATTCAACAGCAAGGACATGAGTTAACCCCTATTGATGACAATAAACTAAAACCGATGGAGGAACAATAA
- a CDS encoding FAD-dependent oxidoreductase: MAERLNNDFQFLDVARQDPEKKDLNVRKAEFVEIYKPFTAEVAANQTHRCLGCGNPYCEWKCPVHNYIPNWLKLIAEGRIFQAAELCHQTNTLPEVCGRVCPQDRLCEGACTLNDGFGAVTIGNAEKYINDTAFALGWRPDMSSVKWTNKKVAIIGAGPAGLGCADILVRNGVKPVVFDKRPEIGGLLTFGIPEFKMEKDVMKRRREIFSGMGVEFRLNTEIGTDVTIDQLLADYDAVFMGMGTYTYMKGGFAGEDLDGVVDALDFLIANVNRTQGWEKDPSEYISVEGKKVIVLGGGDTAMDCNRTSIRQGATSVTCAYRRDEENMPGSRREVKNAREEGVEFQFNRQPIEIVGENGKVTGVKFVTTQLGQPDSRGRRSPEPIPGSEEVLPADSVLLAFGFRTSPADWFADANINLDGSGRVVAAEKQEYKFQTSNPKIFAGGDMVRGSDLVVTAIWEGRQAAEGILDYLDV; encoded by the coding sequence ATGGCTGAGCGCCTAAATAATGACTTTCAATTTCTGGATGTCGCACGCCAAGACCCTGAGAAAAAAGATCTCAATGTCCGCAAAGCAGAGTTTGTGGAAATTTATAAACCTTTTACAGCCGAAGTGGCAGCAAATCAGACCCACCGTTGTTTAGGTTGTGGTAATCCATATTGCGAATGGAAATGTCCAGTACATAACTACATTCCAAACTGGTTGAAACTGATTGCAGAAGGTCGCATTTTCCAAGCGGCAGAGCTTTGCCATCAAACCAATACTTTGCCTGAAGTGTGTGGTCGTGTATGTCCACAAGATCGTTTATGTGAAGGAGCATGTACCCTAAATGACGGTTTTGGTGCAGTGACGATTGGTAATGCTGAAAAATATATTAATGATACGGCGTTTGCACTCGGCTGGCGTCCAGATATGTCATCTGTGAAATGGACCAATAAAAAAGTTGCCATCATTGGTGCAGGTCCAGCAGGCTTAGGTTGTGCAGATATTTTAGTGCGTAATGGTGTTAAGCCTGTTGTATTCGACAAGCGCCCTGAAATTGGCGGTTTGCTCACTTTTGGTATTCCTGAATTTAAAATGGAAAAAGATGTGATGAAACGTCGCCGTGAGATTTTCTCAGGTATGGGCGTTGAATTCCGTTTAAATACTGAAATTGGCACGGATGTGACCATTGATCAGTTACTTGCTGACTATGATGCAGTCTTTATGGGTATGGGAACATACACTTACATGAAAGGTGGTTTTGCAGGTGAGGATTTAGATGGTGTGGTCGATGCACTTGATTTCCTCATTGCGAATGTGAACCGCACCCAAGGTTGGGAAAAAGATCCGTCTGAATACATCAGTGTTGAAGGTAAAAAGGTGATCGTTCTTGGTGGTGGTGATACTGCGATGGACTGTAACCGTACTTCAATTCGTCAAGGTGCAACTTCTGTGACTTGTGCATATCGCCGTGACGAAGAAAACATGCCGGGTTCACGTCGTGAAGTAAAAAATGCACGTGAAGAAGGTGTGGAATTCCAATTTAACCGTCAACCGATTGAAATTGTTGGTGAAAATGGAAAAGTAACAGGTGTTAAATTTGTTACGACTCAATTGGGTCAACCGGACAGTCGTGGTCGTCGTAGCCCTGAGCCAATTCCAGGTTCTGAAGAAGTTTTACCAGCTGATTCAGTTTTATTGGCATTTGGTTTCCGTACGAGTCCAGCAGATTGGTTTGCAGATGCAAATATTAACCTTGACGGTTCTGGGCGTGTTGTTGCCGCTGAGAAACAAGAATATAAATTCCAAACATCTAATCCGAAAATTTTTGCGGGTGGCGATATGGTGCGTGGCTCTGACTTGGTAGTGACTGCTATCTGGGAAGGTCGTCAGGCAGCAGAAGGTATTTTGGATTACCTTGACGTTTGA
- a CDS encoding Na+/H+ antiporter subunit G, producing the protein MQLIMEIIVSFFLIVGAFFLLVGGIGMVKLPDLFMRLHAPTKSSTLGLGSFLLAAMIYAAFQGRFGFAELLITLFAFITAPVSANLIAQAAIHLRLRSTSGDVPEALDRPLPWQRQRKLKQFDDEI; encoded by the coding sequence ATGCAACTGATCATGGAAATTATTGTTTCATTCTTCCTAATTGTAGGTGCATTCTTCCTGCTAGTCGGTGGCATTGGGATGGTGAAACTGCCCGATTTATTTATGCGCCTGCATGCACCAACTAAATCGAGTACTTTGGGTTTAGGAAGCTTTTTATTGGCTGCGATGATCTATGCAGCTTTTCAAGGTCGTTTTGGATTTGCAGAATTGCTCATCACTTTATTTGCATTTATCACAGCACCTGTATCTGCAAATTTAATTGCACAGGCCGCGATTCACCTACGTTTACGCTCCACCTCAGGTGATGTACCCGAAGCTCTTGACCGCCCTTTACCTTGGCAGCGTCAACGTAAACTTAAACAGTTTGATGATGAAATTTAA
- a CDS encoding Na+/H+ antiporter subunit C: protein MISLEFLLASAIGLLVATGIYLLLRARTFPVVLGLAMIGYAVNLFLFAMGRININAPAVLTDASKVTDPLPQALVLTAIVIGFATTAYIVQLALRSRYESGTDHVDSKDEPSNFDSREDAP, encoded by the coding sequence ATGATCAGTCTAGAATTTTTACTCGCTTCAGCCATCGGTTTATTGGTGGCAACAGGAATTTACTTACTGCTTCGTGCACGTACATTTCCCGTGGTATTAGGTTTAGCCATGATCGGCTATGCAGTCAATTTATTCTTATTTGCGATGGGGCGAATCAATATCAATGCGCCTGCTGTACTCACTGATGCAAGTAAAGTCACAGATCCTTTACCACAAGCGTTAGTGTTAACCGCAATTGTGATTGGTTTCGCCACAACTGCATATATTGTGCAACTGGCATTACGCAGTCGCTATGAGTCAGGGACAGATCATGTGGACTCCAAAGATGAGCCGAGCAACTTTGACTCTCGTGAGGATGCACCATAA
- the gltB gene encoding glutamate synthase large subunit, whose amino-acid sequence MPSPNTVAPAQGLYQPDEFKDNCGFGLIAHMQGDASHDLVKTAIHSLSCMTHRGGIAADGKTGDGCGLLLAMPKAFFREEAKKISDITLSEIFAVGTVFLNLDPALAAHAKQVLTKEIEEEGCRVIGWRVVPTNNDALGSIAMQSLPAFEQIFVNCPMGVTEAEFNRKLFMARRRAEQKITNDPYFYVTTLCSTVISYKGLMMPAYIADFYTDLADERLDSHIVVFHQRFSTNTLPRWPLAQPFRYLAHNGEINTITANRNWAAARTPKFENPLLPGLTDLNPIVNRTGSDSSSMDNMLEILVGGGMDLFRALRMLVPPAWQNVETLDADLRAFYEFNSKHMEAWDGPAGLVIQDGRHAICMLDRNGLRPARWVITKNGYITLASEIGVWGYEPEDVVSKGRVGPGQILVVDTFTGKMLDTKDVSNHLKKMRPYREWLRENSVRVQGSPELEEYLCDQGLKGDALKSAQKMFMVTFEERDQLLRPIAESGQEAVGSMGDDTPMAVLSRQVRHVTDYFRQQFAQVTNPPIDPLRESIVMSLETCLGREQNVFEQGPEHADRLIISSPVLSNSKMHQIRTLGRKGYEIADIDLNYAENEGLEAAITRICSEAAQAIRDGKTLLVISDKKIREGFLPANAAMVTGAIHHYLIEVGLRTDANIIVETALARDAHQFAVILGFGATAIYPYLAYDVINDLIAKGELLGDPIHAQANFRKGIEKGLLKVLSKMGISTVASYRGGQLFEAVGLSEEVVNKCFTGVPSRIKGATFVDLENDLKKLAETAWKSRKPIEQGGLLKFVFDKEYHAFNPDVINALHKSVRSGNYADFKEYAELVNTRPIATIRDLLKLKTDNSIPLEAVESVEEILPRFDSAGMSLGALSPEAHEAIAIAMNTIGGRSNSGEGGEDPARYGTIRNSKIKQIASGRFGVTPAYLTSAEVLQIKVAQGAKPGEGGQLPGGKVNGLIARLRYSVPGVTLISPPPHHDIYSIEDLSQLIFDLKQVNPQAMVSVKLVSEPGVGTIAAGVAKAYADFITISGYDGGTAASPLSSIHHAGSPWELGLSEAHQALRVNDLRGKVRVQTDGGLKTGLDVVKAAILGAESFGFGSTPMIALGCKYLRICHLNNCATGVATQQDHLRQEHYIGEPEMLINFFHFIAEETREWLAALGVASLKDLIGRTDLLEMLPGETEKHANLDLSALLESHPAAEGKAQYCQVQGNAPFDKGVLAEKMVAEMLPAIEAGTGGEYHFTIGNCDRSIGARISGEIAKRYGNLSMENHPVKVNLTGTAGQSLGVWNAGGLHISLEGDANDYVGKGMAGGRVSIFPPKGSPFQTQETAIIGNTCLYGATGGKLFAAGTAGERFAVRNSGAFAVIEGAGDHCCEYMTGGIVTVLGKVGHNFGAGMTGGFAYVLDLDNDFVDYYNHELIELNRISTEAMEEHQEFLLRILDEHIAETGSAWAYKIRNEFDFYSRKFWLVKPKAANLQTLLKTTKADPQ is encoded by the coding sequence GTTGGCGTGTCGTTCCAACCAATAATGATGCACTTGGTTCGATCGCAATGCAGTCTTTACCTGCATTTGAACAAATTTTTGTCAATTGCCCAATGGGTGTGACTGAAGCGGAATTTAACCGTAAGTTATTTATGGCACGTCGTCGTGCTGAACAAAAAATCACGAATGATCCATATTTTTATGTCACTACATTATGTTCAACTGTGATCAGTTATAAAGGGTTAATGATGCCTGCTTATATTGCAGACTTCTATACTGACCTTGCAGATGAGCGTTTAGATTCGCATATCGTAGTGTTTCACCAACGCTTCTCTACCAATACATTGCCACGTTGGCCATTGGCACAGCCATTCCGTTATTTGGCACACAACGGTGAAATCAACACCATTACTGCAAACCGCAATTGGGCTGCAGCACGTACCCCGAAATTCGAAAATCCATTATTACCAGGCTTAACTGATTTAAATCCGATTGTAAACCGTACAGGTTCGGATTCTTCAAGTATGGATAATATGCTTGAGATCTTGGTCGGTGGTGGTATGGACTTGTTCCGTGCATTACGTATGTTAGTCCCACCAGCTTGGCAAAACGTGGAAACTCTAGATGCTGACTTACGCGCATTCTATGAGTTTAACTCTAAGCATATGGAAGCTTGGGATGGTCCTGCAGGTCTGGTTATTCAAGACGGTCGTCATGCAATTTGTATGCTTGATCGTAATGGTTTACGACCAGCACGTTGGGTGATTACTAAAAATGGCTATATCACACTTGCATCAGAAATTGGGGTTTGGGGTTATGAACCTGAAGATGTAGTGTCTAAAGGTCGTGTGGGACCAGGTCAAATTTTAGTTGTTGATACTTTTACAGGTAAAATGCTTGATACTAAAGATGTCAGCAACCACCTGAAAAAAATGCGTCCATACCGTGAATGGTTACGTGAAAATTCAGTACGTGTACAAGGTAGCCCTGAGCTTGAAGAGTATTTATGTGACCAAGGTTTGAAAGGCGATGCTTTAAAATCGGCACAAAAAATGTTTATGGTGACCTTTGAAGAACGTGATCAATTGCTTCGCCCAATCGCTGAAAGTGGTCAAGAGGCTGTTGGCTCGATGGGTGATGATACACCAATGGCTGTATTGTCACGTCAAGTTCGCCATGTGACAGATTATTTCCGTCAACAGTTTGCCCAAGTGACCAATCCACCAATTGATCCGTTACGTGAATCAATTGTCATGTCACTCGAAACTTGTTTAGGTCGTGAACAAAATGTCTTTGAACAAGGTCCTGAGCATGCAGACCGTTTGATTATTTCAAGCCCTGTATTATCTAATTCAAAAATGCACCAAATTCGTACCCTTGGTCGTAAGGGATATGAAATTGCAGACATCGATTTGAACTATGCTGAAAACGAAGGTTTGGAAGCAGCAATTACGCGTATTTGTAGCGAGGCAGCTCAGGCGATTCGTGATGGCAAAACATTATTGGTGATTTCGGACAAAAAAATCCGTGAAGGTTTCTTGCCTGCCAATGCTGCGATGGTGACAGGTGCGATTCATCATTATTTAATTGAAGTGGGTTTACGTACCGATGCCAACATTATTGTTGAAACTGCTTTAGCACGTGATGCACATCAGTTTGCGGTAATCCTTGGTTTTGGTGCGACTGCGATTTATCCATACTTAGCGTATGACGTGATCAATGACTTGATCGCAAAAGGTGAGTTATTGGGCGATCCAATCCATGCACAAGCCAACTTCCGTAAAGGCATTGAAAAAGGCTTATTGAAAGTTCTTTCGAAAATGGGGATTTCGACTGTTGCCTCTTACCGTGGTGGTCAGTTGTTTGAAGCCGTTGGTTTATCTGAAGAAGTGGTTAATAAATGCTTCACAGGTGTGCCAAGCCGTATCAAAGGTGCAACTTTTGTTGACCTTGAAAATGATTTGAAAAAATTGGCAGAGACAGCGTGGAAATCACGTAAACCAATCGAGCAGGGTGGTTTGTTGAAATTCGTCTTCGACAAGGAATACCATGCCTTTAATCCTGACGTAATCAATGCCTTACATAAATCAGTGCGTTCAGGCAATTATGCTGACTTTAAAGAATATGCAGAGCTTGTAAATACACGTCCAATTGCAACCATTCGTGATTTATTAAAACTCAAAACTGATAACTCCATTCCATTGGAAGCGGTTGAGTCGGTTGAAGAAATTCTGCCACGTTTTGACTCAGCAGGCATGTCATTGGGTGCATTGTCTCCTGAAGCACATGAAGCGATTGCAATTGCCATGAACACCATTGGTGGTCGTTCAAACTCAGGTGAGGGCGGTGAAGATCCTGCACGTTATGGCACAATTCGTAACTCGAAAATCAAACAAATTGCATCAGGTCGTTTTGGTGTAACGCCTGCCTATTTAACGTCTGCTGAAGTTTTACAGATTAAAGTTGCGCAAGGTGCAAAACCGGGTGAAGGTGGTCAGTTACCGGGTGGTAAAGTAAATGGCTTAATTGCACGTTTACGTTATTCTGTACCAGGTGTAACGCTTATTTCTCCACCACCACACCATGATATTTATTCAATTGAAGATTTATCGCAATTGATCTTCGACTTAAAACAGGTCAATCCTCAAGCGATGGTATCGGTGAAATTGGTATCTGAGCCAGGTGTCGGTACGATTGCCGCAGGTGTTGCCAAAGCTTATGCCGATTTTATTACCATTTCAGGTTATGACGGTGGTACAGCAGCATCTCCACTTTCTTCGATTCACCATGCAGGTTCGCCATGGGAATTGGGTCTTTCTGAAGCTCACCAAGCGCTTCGCGTAAATGATCTCCGTGGTAAAGTGCGTGTACAAACCGATGGCGGTCTGAAAACAGGTTTAGACGTGGTTAAAGCAGCCATTCTCGGTGCTGAAAGCTTTGGCTTTGGTTCTACGCCAATGATTGCTTTGGGTTGTAAATATCTTCGTATTTGCCATTTAAATAACTGTGCAACAGGTGTTGCAACTCAACAAGATCATTTACGTCAGGAACACTACATTGGTGAACCTGAAATGTTGATTAACTTCTTCCACTTCATTGCCGAAGAAACACGTGAATGGTTGGCAGCACTTGGTGTTGCAAGTTTAAAAGACTTGATTGGTCGTACTGATTTACTTGAAATGTTACCAGGTGAAACTGAAAAACATGCCAACCTTGACTTAAGTGCTTTGTTAGAATCGCATCCTGCTGCCGAAGGTAAAGCGCAATATTGTCAAGTTCAAGGCAATGCACCATTTGATAAAGGTGTTCTTGCAGAGAAAATGGTGGCAGAAATGCTGCCTGCGATTGAAGCAGGTACAGGCGGTGAATATCACTTTACTATCGGTAACTGTGATCGTTCAATCGGTGCGCGTATTTCAGGTGAAATTGCGAAGCGTTATGGTAACTTAAGCATGGAAAACCATCCTGTTAAAGTGAATTTGACGGGTACAGCAGGTCAGTCTTTGGGTGTGTGGAACGCAGGTGGTTTGCATATCAGCCTTGAAGGCGATGCGAATGACTATGTGGGTAAAGGCATGGCGGGTGGTCGTGTCTCAATTTTCCCACCAAAAGGCTCACCTTTCCAAACTCAAGAAACCGCGATTATTGGTAATACTTGTCTTTATGGTGCAACAGGCGGTAAGTTGTTTGCAGCAGGTACAGCAGGTGAACGTTTTGCGGTACGTAACTCTGGTGCGTTTGCAGTAATTGAAGGTGCAGGCGACCATTGTTGTGAATACATGACAGGCGGGATCGTGACAGTACTGGGCAAAGTTGGACACAACTTTGGTGCAGGGATGACAGGTGGTTTTGCTTATGTACTTGACTTAGATAATGACTTTGTTGATTACTATAACCATGAACTCATCGAATTGAACCGTATTTCTACAGAAGCGATGGAAGAACATCAAGAATTCTTACTTCGTATTTTGGATGAACATATTGCTGAAACAGGTAGTGCTTGGGCGTATAAAATTCGTAATGAGTTTGATTTTTACAGTCGTAAATTCTGGTTGGTTAAACCAAAGGCTGCAAATTTACAGACCTTATTAAAAACAACCAAAGCTGATCCACAATAA
- a CDS encoding Na+/H+ antiporter subunit E, whose protein sequence is MDNKVSFLDRYFPHPFISIIVALSWLMLGHSFELFDIFCALILGIIIPKLLQPFVVRTPNIHWTLAAKLFFVVLWDIIISNIRVAKQVLGPTKNLHPKWYRVPLETDHEHVNTLLAMIITTTPGTVTAGIDQERGDILVHSLSSDDPEAEIQDIKARYEAPLIAIFNATQGDDA, encoded by the coding sequence ATGGACAATAAAGTTTCATTCCTTGACCGTTATTTTCCTCATCCTTTTATCTCAATAATCGTGGCTTTAAGTTGGCTCATGCTGGGACATAGCTTTGAGTTATTTGATATTTTTTGCGCTTTAATTTTAGGGATCATCATTCCTAAACTGCTTCAACCTTTTGTTGTACGCACACCTAATATTCACTGGACTTTGGCAGCTAAACTATTTTTTGTCGTACTGTGGGATATTATTATTTCTAATATCCGTGTTGCTAAACAAGTACTTGGTCCAACAAAAAATTTACATCCCAAATGGTATCGGGTGCCTTTAGAAACTGATCATGAACATGTCAATACCTTACTGGCCATGATTATTACCACCACCCCAGGCACTGTCACAGCAGGGATCGACCAAGAACGTGGTGATATATTGGTACATTCGTTGAGTTCAGATGATCCTGAAGCGGAAATTCAAGACATTAAAGCTCGTTATGAAGCCCCTCTGATTGCCATTTTTAATGCAACACAAGGAGATGATGCATGA
- a CDS encoding metal-dependent hydrolase translates to MTVAQVAKEKSYLNRPKAIGIKVRKPSFNPKNIRRHFFANSPVMSHLLTALSSTFPIGEQFFVHSVRNVRDKITDEKLQAQIAAFIGQEAMHSKAHADFNDAWRRDDYNLDSFQAWLGRRDAFIKSVHPKLQLAVTAAFEHFTALLGGYILRHPEVLQTLDDDAIKLWVWHAIEEIEHRAVAFDVYQAIYHDDQVRRRVMRNVTTGFASLTFYSATRLFMQDWKKSLPKVPQNIFGVYMISKMLISLIPEYLSYYKADFHPDEIDYSKIVAYWKEKLADDYGMESFQEDAHPALYS, encoded by the coding sequence ATGACAGTTGCACAAGTGGCGAAAGAAAAATCATATTTAAACCGCCCAAAAGCGATTGGGATTAAAGTACGTAAACCTAGCTTTAATCCGAAAAATATTCGCAGACATTTTTTTGCGAATTCTCCAGTCATGTCACATTTATTGACAGCATTGTCTTCAACATTTCCAATTGGTGAACAATTCTTTGTTCATAGCGTGCGGAATGTGCGTGACAAAATCACGGATGAAAAATTACAAGCACAGATTGCGGCGTTTATTGGTCAAGAGGCGATGCATTCTAAAGCCCATGCTGATTTTAATGATGCTTGGCGTCGTGATGACTATAACTTAGATAGTTTTCAAGCTTGGTTAGGTCGTCGTGATGCTTTTATTAAGAGCGTGCATCCAAAGTTACAACTTGCGGTAACGGCTGCTTTTGAACATTTTACGGCACTCTTGGGGGGCTATATTTTACGTCATCCTGAAGTGCTGCAAACCTTAGATGACGATGCAATTAAACTGTGGGTATGGCATGCAATTGAGGAAATTGAACATCGTGCAGTGGCTTTTGATGTGTATCAAGCGATTTACCATGATGATCAAGTACGTCGCCGTGTAATGCGCAATGTCACGACAGGTTTTGCAAGTTTGACGTTTTATTCTGCAACGCGTTTATTTATGCAAGATTGGAAGAAAAGCTTACCTAAAGTGCCACAAAATATTTTTGGTGTATATATGATTTCCAAAATGTTGATTTCATTAATTCCTGAATATTTGTCATATTACAAAGCAGATTTTCATCCTGATGAAATTGATTATTCAAAAATCGTGGCGTATTGGAAAGAAAAGTTAGCAGATGATTATGGCATGGAAAGCTTCCAAGAAGATGCTCATCCAGCTTTATATAGTTAA